From the Thermoproteota archaeon genome, the window GACAGGCTGATAGATACTCTATCGAGGATGGAGAAGCTCTTGGACAAGTTGGAGCTCTTCTCGGAGGCGGGCCTACTGGATGACCTCTTGGGATTGGTGTTCGGGCTGGTTGCCCTTCAGAGGGGGTTCATAAAGGAGGAGGCCGTGAAGGCAGTAGCCGAGCTCATGCAGGCCGCTGGTTTCGTAATGGCGCCTGAATGTCTCAAGACCGTTGCTGAGTATGTTGAGAAGAAGGAGAGGGTGGTCCCCACTGCCCTAATGGAGAGAATGTCCGATCCTGACTTCCAGAGAGGCTTGGCCATTCTTCTCAACGCGGTGACGGCCATAGGCAAGTGCGCCAGCGAGTCTGATCTCTGAGGTAGAGGTGTCCGGTGATTCCTCGGTGAAACGATGTAAAATATTTTAAAGTATCACATCGTTTTACCAAGGTGATCCCATGTCCAAGGGGTTTGGTATCGTGCTGTACTCGGGGAGGGCCGACTCCTTAATTCTCGCGGGTGTCTTAGCACAGACCGCTGCCAATTACGAGATCCCGGTAAGGATATTCGTGACCAGTTTCGCCACTCCATATTTCATGAGGGAGAAGCCTGAGCCCAAGGTTCCCGAGGTCTTCCAAGATCTAGCGGAGAGGATGATGCAGGGAATGGCCAAGATGGGCGCTCCATCTTGGTACGAAATGCTCAAGACAGCAAAAGAGCTGGGGGATGTGAGGATAATGCTATGCTCAATGACCATGGAAGCCCTGGGTTATTCGAAGGACCAGATCGATCCCATAGTTGATGATATTGTGGGGGCTGCAACATTTTTAGC encodes:
- a CDS encoding DsrE/DsrF/DrsH-like family protein; protein product: MSKGFGIVLYSGRADSLILAGVLAQTAANYEIPVRIFVTSFATPYFMREKPEPKVPEVFQDLAERMMQGMAKMGAPSWYEMLKTAKELGDVRIMLCSMTMEALGYSKDQIDPIVDDIVGAATFLAEMSDYQVVFV
- a CDS encoding DUF1641 domain-containing protein, which codes for MGNGSNISLDEKRIEKLDKLLDNADRLIDTLSRMEKLLDKLELFSEAGLLDDLLGLVFGLVALQRGFIKEEAVKAVAELMQAAGFVMAPECLKTVAEYVEKKERVVPTALMERMSDPDFQRGLAILLNAVTAIGKCASESDL